The Bubalus bubalis isolate 160015118507 breed Murrah chromosome 18, NDDB_SH_1, whole genome shotgun sequence genome contains a region encoding:
- the ZNF112 gene encoding zinc finger protein 112 isoform X3: protein MMESQRDGCSGTKSPHNMESIQEVGLSCFSPKELSTWQSWQQGAGRLTGCQDSMRNFQENISQLQKQGDSTCQVWAGIPVQISEDENYVLTHIGDSSNDIKSQEFPSWRAHHSWRKMYLTESRNYQCRCQQVSKENDFCKSDSISWISHHGDNLGVHKTGKNSSCHDCGEDVMKVSLLNHTQTGQKPYPGNEYRKAFSNDSSSEVHQQLDLEGKPCTYSPCEKDCSYRSVLHIHQSVCRGDHCVFENSHLQSHQKGHAKEKPFKCEYSESINQCSSHNTYELIPRGETSDRCSVYEKGFSHSLDLSSIVRVYIEEESHESEENGNVFNENSCLQAHQKIHTEEKRYTDMECVKGFICNSDLNIQHRVHMEEIPYNSEACANGFSLASHFQNLQIVHTREQPYKRYTRGNSFSQSSYLQGHQKIHIGEKPYKVCGNGFNWNSKLKDHQRVHTGEKPYKCSACGKGFSHRSVLNVHQRVHTGEKPYKCEECDKGFSRSSYLQAHQRVHTGEKPYKCEACGKGFSRNSYLQGHQRVHTGEKPYKCEECGKGFSRSSHLQGHQRVHTGEKPFKCEECGKGFSWSFNLQIHQRVHTGEKPYKCGECEKGFSKASTLLAHQRVHTGEKPYQCDECGKSFSQRSYLQSHQSVHTGERPYICEVCGKGFSQRAYLQGHQRVHTRVKPYKCEMCGKGFSQSSRLEAHQRVHTGGKPYKCAVCTKGFSESSRLQAHQRVHTEGRPYKCEQCGKGFSGFSSLQAHHRVHTGEKPYKCEVCGKGFSQRSNLQAHQRVHTGEKPYKCDVCGKGFRWSSGLLIHQRVHSGDKFYTSEEYSKGYPSSENPYRSKVL, encoded by the coding sequence GAACCAAGAGTCCACATAATATGGAAAGTATTCAAGAAGTGGGATTAAGCTGCTTTTCCCCCAAAGAGCTTTCCACCTGGCAGTCCTGGCAACAAGGTGCAGGCAGGTTAACTGGGTGTCAAGATTCCATGAGAAACTTCCAAGAGAATATTTCTCAGTTGCAAAAACAAGGTGATTCCACCTGCCAGGTTTGGGCAGGAATACCAGTTCAGATTTCTGAAGATGAGAACTATGTCTTGACTCACATAGGAGACAGTTCCAATGACATAAAAAGTCAAGAATTTCCCTCTTGGCGAGCCCACCATTCTTGGAGGAAAATGTACCTCACAGAGTCACGTAATTATCAGTGTCGATGTCAGCAAGTTTCCAAGGAAAATGATTTCTGTAAATCTGACAGCATCAGTTGGATCTCACATCATGGTGATAATCTGGGTGtacacaaaacaggaaaaaactcTAGCTGCCATGACTGTGGAGAAGATGTCATGAAGGTTTCATTGCTTAATCATACTCAAACAGGGCAAAAGCCCTATCCTGGTAATGAGTACAGAAAAGCCTTCAGCAATGACTCCAGCTCTGAAGTTCATCAGCAATTAGACTTAGAAGGAAAGCCCTGTACATACAGTCCATGTGAAAAGGACTGTAGTTACAGGTCAGTTCTTCATATTCATCAGAGTGTTTGTAGAGGAGATCATTGTGTTTTTGAGAATTCACATCTGCAATCGCATCAGAAAGGACACGCAAAAGAGAAGCCATTTAAATGTGAATACAGTGAGAGCATCAATCAGTGCTCCTCTCATAACACATATGAACTTATACCCAGAGGAGAGACATCTGATAGATGCAGCGTGTATGAGAAAGGCTTCAGTCATAGCTTAGACCTTAGTAGTATTGTTAGGGTCTACATCGAGGAGGAATCCCATGAATCTGAGGAGAATGGGAATGTCTTTAATGAGAATTCTTGTCTTCAAGCCCATCAGAAAATCCACACTGAAGAGAAACGATACACAGACATGGAGTGTGTGAAAGGTTTCATTTGTAACTCAGATCTGAACATTCAGCACAGAGTTCACATGGAAGAGATTCCCTACAATTCTGAGGCATGTGCTAACGGCTTCAGTCTGGCCTCACATTTTCAAAACCTTCAGATAGTCCACACTAGGGAACAACCCTATAAACGTTACACACGTGGTAACAGCTTCAGCCAAAGTTCGTATCTTCAAGGCCATCAGAAAATTCACATCGGAGAGAAACCCTACAAGGTGTGTGGGAATGGCTTCAACTGGAATTCAAAACTTAAAGATCATCAGCGAGTCCACACTGGCGAGAAGCCATACAAATGCAGTGCATGTGGTAAAGGCTTCAGTCATAGATCTGTTCTTAATGTTCATCAGAGAGTCCACACAGGAGAGAAGCCTTATAAGTGTGAGGAGTGTGATAAGGGTTTCAGTCGGAGTTCATACCTTCAAGCCCATCAGAGAGTCCACACGGGAGAAAAACCATACAaatgtgaggcatgtgggaaggGCTTCAGTCGTAATTCATACCTTCAAGGGCATCAGAGAGTCCACACTGGCGAGAAACCATACAAGTGCGAGGAGTGTGGGAAGGGCTTCAGTCGGAGTTCACACCTTCAAGGCCACCAAAGGGTTCACACGGGAGAAAAACCATTCAAGTGTGAGGAGTGTGGGAAGGGCTTCAGTTGGAGCTTTAATCTTCAAATTCATCAGAGGgttcacacaggagagaaaccctataaATGTGGAGAATGTGAGAAGGGCTTCAGCAAGGCCTCAACTCTTTTGGCCCATCAGAGAgtccacacaggagagaaaccctatcAGTGTGATGAGTGTGGTAAGAGCTTCAGTCAGAGGTCTTACCTTCAGAGCCATCAGAGTGTCCACACTGGAGAGAGACCGTACATCTGTGAGGTTTGTGGGAAGGGCTTCAGTCAGAGAGCATATCTTCAAGGCCACCAGAGAGTCCACACCAGAGTGAAGCCGTATAAATGTGAGATGTGTGGGAAGGGCTTTAGTCAGAGCTCACGCCTTGAAGCACATCAGAGGGTCCACACCGGAGGGAAACCCTACAAATGTGCAGTGTGCACAAAGGGTTTCAGTGAGAGTTCCCGCCTCCAAGCCCATCAGAGGGTCCACACAGAAGGGCGGCCCTATAAATGTGAACAGTGCGGCAAGGGCTTCAGTGGGTTTTCAAGTCTTCAAGCCCATCACAGAGTCCACACTGGGGAAAAACCATACAAATGTGAAGTGTGTGGAAAGGGCTTCAGTCAGAGATCAAACCTCCAGGCTCATCAGAGAgtccacacaggagagaaaccctacAAATGTGACGTGTGTGGTAAGGGTTTCCGTTGGAGTTCAGGTCTTCTAATTCATCAAAGAGTCCACAGTGGTGATAAATTCTATACAAGTGAAGAGTATAGTAAGGGTTATCCTTCATCAGAGAATCCGTACAGAAGCAAAGTTCTGTAA
- the ZNF112 gene encoding zinc finger protein 112 isoform X2 produces MMKFQEPVSFKDVAVVFTEEELGLLDSAQRKLYQEVMLENFRNLLSVGNQPFKPELIFQLEREERLMMESQRDGCSGTKSPHNMESIQEVGLSCFSPKELSTWQSWQQGAGRLTGCQDSMRNFQENISQLQKQGDSTCQVWAGIPVQISEDENYVLTHIGDSSNDIKSQEFPSWRAHHSWRKMYLTESRNYQCRCQQVSKENDFCKSDSISWISHHGDNLGVHKTGKNSSCHDCGEDVMKVSLLNHTQTGQKPYPGNEYRKAFSNDSSSEVHQQLDLEGKPCTYSPCEKDCSYRSVLHIHQSVCRGDHCVFENSHLQSHQKGHAKEKPFKCEYSESINQCSSHNTYELIPRGETSDRCSVYEKGFSHSLDLSSIVRVYIEEESHESEENGNVFNENSCLQAHQKIHTEEKRYTDMECVKGFICNSDLNIQHRVHMEEIPYNSEACANGFSLASHFQNLQIVHTREQPYKRYTRGNSFSQSSYLQGHQKIHIGEKPYKVCGNGFNWNSKLKDHQRVHTGEKPYKCSACGKGFSHRSVLNVHQRVHTGEKPYKCEECDKGFSRSSYLQAHQRVHTGEKPYKCEACGKGFSRNSYLQGHQRVHTGEKPYKCEECGKGFSRSSHLQGHQRVHTGEKPFKCEECGKGFSWSFNLQIHQRVHTGEKPYKCGECEKGFSKASTLLAHQRVHTGEKPYQCDECGKSFSQRSYLQSHQSVHTGERPYICEVCGKGFSQRAYLQGHQRVHTRVKPYKCEMCGKGFSQSSRLEAHQRVHTGGKPYKCAVCTKGFSESSRLQAHQRVHTEGRPYKCEQCGKGFSGFSSLQAHHRVHTGEKPYKCEVCGKGFSQRSNLQAHQRVHTGEKPYKCDVCGKGFRWSSGLLIHQRVHSGDKFYTSEEYSKGYPSSENPYRSKVL; encoded by the coding sequence GAACCAAGAGTCCACATAATATGGAAAGTATTCAAGAAGTGGGATTAAGCTGCTTTTCCCCCAAAGAGCTTTCCACCTGGCAGTCCTGGCAACAAGGTGCAGGCAGGTTAACTGGGTGTCAAGATTCCATGAGAAACTTCCAAGAGAATATTTCTCAGTTGCAAAAACAAGGTGATTCCACCTGCCAGGTTTGGGCAGGAATACCAGTTCAGATTTCTGAAGATGAGAACTATGTCTTGACTCACATAGGAGACAGTTCCAATGACATAAAAAGTCAAGAATTTCCCTCTTGGCGAGCCCACCATTCTTGGAGGAAAATGTACCTCACAGAGTCACGTAATTATCAGTGTCGATGTCAGCAAGTTTCCAAGGAAAATGATTTCTGTAAATCTGACAGCATCAGTTGGATCTCACATCATGGTGATAATCTGGGTGtacacaaaacaggaaaaaactcTAGCTGCCATGACTGTGGAGAAGATGTCATGAAGGTTTCATTGCTTAATCATACTCAAACAGGGCAAAAGCCCTATCCTGGTAATGAGTACAGAAAAGCCTTCAGCAATGACTCCAGCTCTGAAGTTCATCAGCAATTAGACTTAGAAGGAAAGCCCTGTACATACAGTCCATGTGAAAAGGACTGTAGTTACAGGTCAGTTCTTCATATTCATCAGAGTGTTTGTAGAGGAGATCATTGTGTTTTTGAGAATTCACATCTGCAATCGCATCAGAAAGGACACGCAAAAGAGAAGCCATTTAAATGTGAATACAGTGAGAGCATCAATCAGTGCTCCTCTCATAACACATATGAACTTATACCCAGAGGAGAGACATCTGATAGATGCAGCGTGTATGAGAAAGGCTTCAGTCATAGCTTAGACCTTAGTAGTATTGTTAGGGTCTACATCGAGGAGGAATCCCATGAATCTGAGGAGAATGGGAATGTCTTTAATGAGAATTCTTGTCTTCAAGCCCATCAGAAAATCCACACTGAAGAGAAACGATACACAGACATGGAGTGTGTGAAAGGTTTCATTTGTAACTCAGATCTGAACATTCAGCACAGAGTTCACATGGAAGAGATTCCCTACAATTCTGAGGCATGTGCTAACGGCTTCAGTCTGGCCTCACATTTTCAAAACCTTCAGATAGTCCACACTAGGGAACAACCCTATAAACGTTACACACGTGGTAACAGCTTCAGCCAAAGTTCGTATCTTCAAGGCCATCAGAAAATTCACATCGGAGAGAAACCCTACAAGGTGTGTGGGAATGGCTTCAACTGGAATTCAAAACTTAAAGATCATCAGCGAGTCCACACTGGCGAGAAGCCATACAAATGCAGTGCATGTGGTAAAGGCTTCAGTCATAGATCTGTTCTTAATGTTCATCAGAGAGTCCACACAGGAGAGAAGCCTTATAAGTGTGAGGAGTGTGATAAGGGTTTCAGTCGGAGTTCATACCTTCAAGCCCATCAGAGAGTCCACACGGGAGAAAAACCATACAaatgtgaggcatgtgggaaggGCTTCAGTCGTAATTCATACCTTCAAGGGCATCAGAGAGTCCACACTGGCGAGAAACCATACAAGTGCGAGGAGTGTGGGAAGGGCTTCAGTCGGAGTTCACACCTTCAAGGCCACCAAAGGGTTCACACGGGAGAAAAACCATTCAAGTGTGAGGAGTGTGGGAAGGGCTTCAGTTGGAGCTTTAATCTTCAAATTCATCAGAGGgttcacacaggagagaaaccctataaATGTGGAGAATGTGAGAAGGGCTTCAGCAAGGCCTCAACTCTTTTGGCCCATCAGAGAgtccacacaggagagaaaccctatcAGTGTGATGAGTGTGGTAAGAGCTTCAGTCAGAGGTCTTACCTTCAGAGCCATCAGAGTGTCCACACTGGAGAGAGACCGTACATCTGTGAGGTTTGTGGGAAGGGCTTCAGTCAGAGAGCATATCTTCAAGGCCACCAGAGAGTCCACACCAGAGTGAAGCCGTATAAATGTGAGATGTGTGGGAAGGGCTTTAGTCAGAGCTCACGCCTTGAAGCACATCAGAGGGTCCACACCGGAGGGAAACCCTACAAATGTGCAGTGTGCACAAAGGGTTTCAGTGAGAGTTCCCGCCTCCAAGCCCATCAGAGGGTCCACACAGAAGGGCGGCCCTATAAATGTGAACAGTGCGGCAAGGGCTTCAGTGGGTTTTCAAGTCTTCAAGCCCATCACAGAGTCCACACTGGGGAAAAACCATACAAATGTGAAGTGTGTGGAAAGGGCTTCAGTCAGAGATCAAACCTCCAGGCTCATCAGAGAgtccacacaggagagaaaccctacAAATGTGACGTGTGTGGTAAGGGTTTCCGTTGGAGTTCAGGTCTTCTAATTCATCAAAGAGTCCACAGTGGTGATAAATTCTATACAAGTGAAGAGTATAGTAAGGGTTATCCTTCATCAGAGAATCCGTACAGAAGCAAAGTTCTGTAA
- the ZNF112 gene encoding zinc finger protein 112 isoform X1 encodes MLLSGILGSVVREVSVGRVTSGSGTRGRGLRSSRKGLCLSLGKGQEDDEVPGNQPFKPELIFQLEREERLMMESQRDGCSGTKSPHNMESIQEVGLSCFSPKELSTWQSWQQGAGRLTGCQDSMRNFQENISQLQKQGDSTCQVWAGIPVQISEDENYVLTHIGDSSNDIKSQEFPSWRAHHSWRKMYLTESRNYQCRCQQVSKENDFCKSDSISWISHHGDNLGVHKTGKNSSCHDCGEDVMKVSLLNHTQTGQKPYPGNEYRKAFSNDSSSEVHQQLDLEGKPCTYSPCEKDCSYRSVLHIHQSVCRGDHCVFENSHLQSHQKGHAKEKPFKCEYSESINQCSSHNTYELIPRGETSDRCSVYEKGFSHSLDLSSIVRVYIEEESHESEENGNVFNENSCLQAHQKIHTEEKRYTDMECVKGFICNSDLNIQHRVHMEEIPYNSEACANGFSLASHFQNLQIVHTREQPYKRYTRGNSFSQSSYLQGHQKIHIGEKPYKVCGNGFNWNSKLKDHQRVHTGEKPYKCSACGKGFSHRSVLNVHQRVHTGEKPYKCEECDKGFSRSSYLQAHQRVHTGEKPYKCEACGKGFSRNSYLQGHQRVHTGEKPYKCEECGKGFSRSSHLQGHQRVHTGEKPFKCEECGKGFSWSFNLQIHQRVHTGEKPYKCGECEKGFSKASTLLAHQRVHTGEKPYQCDECGKSFSQRSYLQSHQSVHTGERPYICEVCGKGFSQRAYLQGHQRVHTRVKPYKCEMCGKGFSQSSRLEAHQRVHTGGKPYKCAVCTKGFSESSRLQAHQRVHTEGRPYKCEQCGKGFSGFSSLQAHHRVHTGEKPYKCEVCGKGFSQRSNLQAHQRVHTGEKPYKCDVCGKGFRWSSGLLIHQRVHSGDKFYTSEEYSKGYPSSENPYRSKVL; translated from the coding sequence GAACCAAGAGTCCACATAATATGGAAAGTATTCAAGAAGTGGGATTAAGCTGCTTTTCCCCCAAAGAGCTTTCCACCTGGCAGTCCTGGCAACAAGGTGCAGGCAGGTTAACTGGGTGTCAAGATTCCATGAGAAACTTCCAAGAGAATATTTCTCAGTTGCAAAAACAAGGTGATTCCACCTGCCAGGTTTGGGCAGGAATACCAGTTCAGATTTCTGAAGATGAGAACTATGTCTTGACTCACATAGGAGACAGTTCCAATGACATAAAAAGTCAAGAATTTCCCTCTTGGCGAGCCCACCATTCTTGGAGGAAAATGTACCTCACAGAGTCACGTAATTATCAGTGTCGATGTCAGCAAGTTTCCAAGGAAAATGATTTCTGTAAATCTGACAGCATCAGTTGGATCTCACATCATGGTGATAATCTGGGTGtacacaaaacaggaaaaaactcTAGCTGCCATGACTGTGGAGAAGATGTCATGAAGGTTTCATTGCTTAATCATACTCAAACAGGGCAAAAGCCCTATCCTGGTAATGAGTACAGAAAAGCCTTCAGCAATGACTCCAGCTCTGAAGTTCATCAGCAATTAGACTTAGAAGGAAAGCCCTGTACATACAGTCCATGTGAAAAGGACTGTAGTTACAGGTCAGTTCTTCATATTCATCAGAGTGTTTGTAGAGGAGATCATTGTGTTTTTGAGAATTCACATCTGCAATCGCATCAGAAAGGACACGCAAAAGAGAAGCCATTTAAATGTGAATACAGTGAGAGCATCAATCAGTGCTCCTCTCATAACACATATGAACTTATACCCAGAGGAGAGACATCTGATAGATGCAGCGTGTATGAGAAAGGCTTCAGTCATAGCTTAGACCTTAGTAGTATTGTTAGGGTCTACATCGAGGAGGAATCCCATGAATCTGAGGAGAATGGGAATGTCTTTAATGAGAATTCTTGTCTTCAAGCCCATCAGAAAATCCACACTGAAGAGAAACGATACACAGACATGGAGTGTGTGAAAGGTTTCATTTGTAACTCAGATCTGAACATTCAGCACAGAGTTCACATGGAAGAGATTCCCTACAATTCTGAGGCATGTGCTAACGGCTTCAGTCTGGCCTCACATTTTCAAAACCTTCAGATAGTCCACACTAGGGAACAACCCTATAAACGTTACACACGTGGTAACAGCTTCAGCCAAAGTTCGTATCTTCAAGGCCATCAGAAAATTCACATCGGAGAGAAACCCTACAAGGTGTGTGGGAATGGCTTCAACTGGAATTCAAAACTTAAAGATCATCAGCGAGTCCACACTGGCGAGAAGCCATACAAATGCAGTGCATGTGGTAAAGGCTTCAGTCATAGATCTGTTCTTAATGTTCATCAGAGAGTCCACACAGGAGAGAAGCCTTATAAGTGTGAGGAGTGTGATAAGGGTTTCAGTCGGAGTTCATACCTTCAAGCCCATCAGAGAGTCCACACGGGAGAAAAACCATACAaatgtgaggcatgtgggaaggGCTTCAGTCGTAATTCATACCTTCAAGGGCATCAGAGAGTCCACACTGGCGAGAAACCATACAAGTGCGAGGAGTGTGGGAAGGGCTTCAGTCGGAGTTCACACCTTCAAGGCCACCAAAGGGTTCACACGGGAGAAAAACCATTCAAGTGTGAGGAGTGTGGGAAGGGCTTCAGTTGGAGCTTTAATCTTCAAATTCATCAGAGGgttcacacaggagagaaaccctataaATGTGGAGAATGTGAGAAGGGCTTCAGCAAGGCCTCAACTCTTTTGGCCCATCAGAGAgtccacacaggagagaaaccctatcAGTGTGATGAGTGTGGTAAGAGCTTCAGTCAGAGGTCTTACCTTCAGAGCCATCAGAGTGTCCACACTGGAGAGAGACCGTACATCTGTGAGGTTTGTGGGAAGGGCTTCAGTCAGAGAGCATATCTTCAAGGCCACCAGAGAGTCCACACCAGAGTGAAGCCGTATAAATGTGAGATGTGTGGGAAGGGCTTTAGTCAGAGCTCACGCCTTGAAGCACATCAGAGGGTCCACACCGGAGGGAAACCCTACAAATGTGCAGTGTGCACAAAGGGTTTCAGTGAGAGTTCCCGCCTCCAAGCCCATCAGAGGGTCCACACAGAAGGGCGGCCCTATAAATGTGAACAGTGCGGCAAGGGCTTCAGTGGGTTTTCAAGTCTTCAAGCCCATCACAGAGTCCACACTGGGGAAAAACCATACAAATGTGAAGTGTGTGGAAAGGGCTTCAGTCAGAGATCAAACCTCCAGGCTCATCAGAGAgtccacacaggagagaaaccctacAAATGTGACGTGTGTGGTAAGGGTTTCCGTTGGAGTTCAGGTCTTCTAATTCATCAAAGAGTCCACAGTGGTGATAAATTCTATACAAGTGAAGAGTATAGTAAGGGTTATCCTTCATCAGAGAATCCGTACAGAAGCAAAGTTCTGTAA